Genomic segment of Melanotaenia boesemani isolate fMelBoe1 chromosome 10, fMelBoe1.pri, whole genome shotgun sequence:
GATCAGACAATATATCAGACAAACCACAAAAATGTTACAGTTTGGATAAAACTATTTAGATttcctgcatttatttattcattttaggtccaaaaacaaaagtatgCTTTCACAGAAAGCTTCATCCCAATTatctctgaaaaacaaaagtttctCCCAGCTACTTAACACATAGTGTTCACAGTGGGGGATTTCCGGGAAAATATTACGCCCCCCCCCCAAGAACTGCTACTCTGTTCTAGAAATAGCTGCTACAACAAGGCAGGACAACGTTGACCATGCCTCATGGCGTATGGTGTAATTTGATTTACatcaaaacagataaaatgcattACAGATGTTCTGATGATGCACTAGAACATGAACACTGAAGCTAAACCTCTTGATGTCAACATGTAATATGTCGAggaacaggtaaaaaaaaaaaaaaaagtaacaggTGGAGAAACTTTCATAACTGAATTCCAAGAACCACTGTTCAAGAAAGAAATCAGGTTTTAAGGACACTTCTTCTCATTATTGTAGTTGTTAATGTTATTAAAGTCTTACTGGTTTGGGCCAGAGGAAGTAGCGCTTTCATAGCCTGCAGGAGCAGTTCTGGACTGTCTGAGAACCTCTGCAGAGCCGAAAGAACCACGACATGGTCCTGGTTCTCCACAAACTCTACAACATGGTCATCACTTACTGAACGCACAGACACAAGGCATGTAATCAGATATTATACACAACAGCATATAGAGACATTTGAATGCAAAGTTagcttaattttttaattttatttacaaccTGTGTTTCATTGCAGTGAAATTAAAATCATGCTAACCACTCCATGTTTCCTGCTAAGGGGATGCTAGCCAAAGTAACTTAAATTAGATTCCTGTAATGTCTCTGACACAGAAAGTCGTATTAGCACCAAGAGCTACGCTAGCCAGACTAATGTTTAGCTTAGTGTGCCAGTGGGCTAGTTTTCAATGTCAACAATAGCTTTGTTTCCTATACATGTTCAAGTTCTGAATATATTTGTTTCGAGGTATCATATATTTCCTCAAATACTATGAAAAGACATTTAAACAGCTCAGCAAATACACCCAATTTTTGATTGGTGTTACTGATAATACACACATTAACATGTTAGCTGCAGGAATGTTAATGATTAACATACATAGCTTTTCTTATAGAAAAAGCATGAATGTCTTAGTTCCAGCTCAAAAGCTATTAAAACTATGCCTGTCCTTCCTCGAGCAGCACCTCTGTCATATTATGCTAGTTTTTGTATTGAAATGTgctgtttatatgtttgtatacTTTTCTTTGTAAGTGTACTATTTGTggcattaattcattttttgttaaattagcTATTTGCATATTAGCACATGCTAACATTCTCTACTCTCTTAGATGGAGAAAATGGTTGCATCTACATACAGCTGAGGCTCTAACTAAAGCTTGGTCACATCTAAAGACGAGGAgctaaatctgattaaaaatccCCAAAACAGAGAATAACACAATAACTAATAGTGATATATGACACAGATCCAGAAACAGCAAACTAGGTAAACAGGTAAAACTAGGCTATAAAGGTTTTAGAGtattaaagacaaagaaactCTGCATTATTCCACATGACCGTAAGGTGTTACTAATGTTATAGCGAGAGAATGCATGTTTCCACCTCtgtccagcagcagctgcagagctcCACAGCCTTGAAGCTGCACCTCCTCACTGGTAGGAAAGGTCTTCATCGCCTGCACCACCAGAAAAAAcacatcctcttcctcctccagcacCAACAGAGGAATTATGTCTGTGCAATAATGTatacaaaaatacaatgaaacaTTTGGTGACTTTCATCAACCACTGACactcctgtttttcttctttgtgttatCTGAACCTTTCACTCAACATACTTTATAGTTTTCCAAACATCCAGAAGGATTAAAGAGAGAGCTGAAGCAATACATACCCTCCCCTCTCTTGCCAGTATTTTCCTTAAGTTGCCTTTTATATTGGTTTTAATATCCTCAACATTAAAGCCACTAATTAGCTTTTATTAACAATCTAAGATTTTGCAAGCACACAGTGTGGGGCAAGTGGTTTTGATATGTTGCAATATGACAAAACATCCATGATAATATCACAAACTGTACCTGGAATTAATCTGCTACTTTACAACATATTGTAGAACTTCTCCAGTTCATTGTGTAGACATGTACCTGATCTGAGCAGTAGAGCCAATGCTCGAAGTCCAACCATGGTCACTCGACAGTCCGTGCTGTACTGAGATAGTACCTTTAGGATCTGCCTGAAAGCATATGAGACAACATTTAACTTCATTATGAACGTAacatcatttatcatttaaaccCTCCATAGATTTTCACTGTCTGCTTAATCTAAATCAGGGTTGTGCAAACTTTAACTTATATTTTGGgtatttttttcaattatttatttgagtAGCGTTTGAAGTGACTCAAActaattatttctattattgCTGGGAGCCTATTTTTGTGACCCCTTTTACTGACACAcatggagaaaaagaaggaagaaagatGGCCGAATTCAATAACTGAAGCTTTGGTTTGTTTGCCCAAATGTTAGACAGAGGCACGAACAACAATAAGAGACACGTCTGGATATTTAAAGAGGAacaaaattatgaaaagaaaacttgCAATACTGATGTCTCAAATTCATAATGTACAGTATTCTAATAGCTGGATTAGATTCTGAGAAGTTCTGTCCACTAAAGATGgtagaaatgttttaaacaaatattgaaACGACAGTTCATATCTATACAGTATAACTTAGTCCAAAAAATAGCTCAAGGAGATCAATACTGTGCTGGAAAACAATCATGTGAATCTTGAATTTTCCGTGTCATGTATGCTGAAAATCTGCTGAGAATTACCTGAACCATATATCACCTTGTTAGGCTGCAAGTTTATGATAGGAAGCCTTAGATCCTGGCATTCATCTTGGTGTTGCTTTGACACATCACTCATCAAAacgtttgttgttgttcttttcttttctatcatCTATCAGTACATTGTCGCAACCCATGTACACCTCCACCTTCAGCAGCAttgtcataataaaaaaatgaagctgTTTCTACCACTTCCACTTACAGATGTATTGCATAGTGGATCAAACTTTTCCTAATGTCATGACCTTTAATAAGATTCCCAACATCAGTGGCTGAAACGCAGTCTCAAACTATGGCAGAGCCTCCATCGTATTTTACAGATGGTTGCATGTTGTATTCATGTCCTGGTCTCCTCAGATCAGAACAATGACTTGtattaaactttttcatttagGATCCATTATTCcatcaattcaattcaatcttTATTTCAGACTCACAATTTGGTCCATATAAGAagtaaaagataataaaaacacatgaaaaaaaaaaagcaatacagAAAAGAGTATAAATTACATCTATAATTCATACAAGCACCTTCTCCAGTGattccatcagacctgttgttACTGATTTTCTGTCCAGCTCTAGTGTCATTtaacatacctcagccttttgtCTCTGGTCCACTTCCTTACGAATTGCTTcctggagaccatttctgacgAGGCTTCGGTGAACAGTAGATGAATCAAGTGAGTGGCATCTTTCAGGTCCTGAGTAGCTACTTATCTCTTatcagtaataactttgttagATGTTTCAGTTTcggttatttttttatattttctttgagaaaatgtttattattattatttttattattcatttagttaaggttctttgctttttgtttagttatGTAAGGTTTGAGGAGACCAGATCTATAAATATGATATCAGGTTTATGTTTCTGTACCAGCACAAGAGAAGCAGCAGGAGggaaggagttttttttttatcattgtttgCTTGCTTCCAACAAGCACATAAACCACCTAAACTTAAGTTTATTGTTGGGACAGTGGACTTTTTTTGCATGTGTAATGAATTTGACCATGGTCAGCCCAAGGCTCTATggaaattagtatttttttgttgttgttgcagaaTGTTTACATCAGGTCCTGTGCCAGGTCTTAGCTgctatttttcttatttttttattttccctatttttaaaagaacaaaacccaAGACGCTGTCTGACTGCTTGGAAACAAAATATATGCAAATGGGGTTCGGCTCAACACTCTACTCCAGATTGATCCCTTCCATCTGACACAAACCATGTTGGCGGTAGAACATTAAACTACCCACCGCTCATCAATATATCTTAACTTACTGGTGCACTCCCAGTACCTCCCACTCCCTGGCGGCCTTCAGAGGTTTGGTTAGCTGCTCCAGTGTACGGGGACATATTTCAATAAGCTGACAAAGCAATGACCAGCCCACctgtacaaacaaaaatacacacttTATAGGAGACCACCTCAGATTAACCACAGAAAACTAATAACATATAGAAAATCAGGTTAAAGTGAGTGTTTCTCTGAGTCATCTTCAGCTCCTTGAGGAAAGAGCACCTGACAGCTTTCAGCAAACCAAGACGAGCTGATATAAAGTAGCTTCACGTCAAGGTACAATCTTACCTCTGATAAGTTACAATACTCAGCAGTCACAAGATGCCATAAACACGCCAGATCATCCATAGATATGTCACTTACAAATGGCACACCAGCTCCACAGAACAGAGAATATATCAGCAAGTAACCCTTGTGTGACCTTTTGCAGCAACAATAAAATTTAGAAAAGCAACTGCTATGAAACTAAAAGCTCACAAAAGCCCATTCTGATGAGAAATAAGTGTTGGATTACCTGCTGGACTCCTCTGCTGCTGATGTAAGATGACAGCACCACCATGAGGGGGGCATGGACATCTTTGTCTTCAAACAGATCAGCTGCTGTAACAAAAGACGTCAGATAGAACAAGCTAATTTTAATCTAAAGTAAGCCTTCTTTCACttgcatttctatttttaatgttcCAATAATGAACtttcaacataaaacaaaatgtattttaaatattttacttttacttctgTTACATGTACTCTGCAGCTTTCCTTACAGTTACTTTCACGATGAATGTTTACACAATGGATAACATATAAAGCCTTTAAAATACACCAAAttgaaaaagattaaactggTATTTACAAGCTGCATTCACATAATACAAGTTAATCTAAGATGTGTATGTATAACAATATTTTAGTCAGCAGGGGCCAAACTACCAgcttttagtttaatttctattttgttGCTGAAAAAGTGAAGTAAAATACACAATACTGTCTACATTATATTAATTCATATAAGGAATAAAGTGGATGCTGCAGCACATCTATCGCAACGTGCAATTTCTATTTAACTTCGGGAAACATCAGTGAAAAACTGCTCCGGAGTCGTGCTAAAATGTTACCGGAAAGTAGGCCTGTTTATTAAAAGCAAGCAGCATGATGCACATGGAGGAACAGAGTGCTTCCTACCATAGTCTGTGTGCGCCAGGAAAAGCAGATCCTGAATTATTTGAATCAGTGTACTCAGTTGTCTGTCCTCTTGGGGAGTTTTCAGCCTCACCAAAAGTTTCTTCAACCTTTCTTCTAATTCTTCTTTGTTAACCATGGTCTTTGAAGAGCTTTTTTCCTGCTGAAGACTTGACGTGCATTTAGGTCAATCAGTGCATTCTCTCAATCAGAGCCGACAAAAGCCTTCGAGCGGACCTCGCCGCATGCTACAGCGGCACAGAGAAAAAGCGAAACTTCCACGGATGCCTCTCTTATCTTTACACCACACTGTCTGATATGAGATAAAAACCCCATTATAATACAGAAGCTACAACATAGCTATGGCAGGTTGTCATGGCCAGGAAAGCTGTCAGTGACGCGGAGTGTCGGCCCCGACGTTGACATCACCGTCCCCGGATAACTTTCTTTTGGCCGAAGAATGTGTTCCTCTTTATGGAGTcggaaactttctgttatttctgtGTGAAAGACCAGTGGTTCCCCTACAACAGGCGTGTTCCTGCTTCCCTGCGGTCACATCATATGACTcgagtcagaaaaaaacaaacttcccGTTTAGAGGAGAGGAGGCTGGAAACAAACGCGGCGCGCGCAGCCAGTTTGACAACTCGGAGGCTAACCGACAGAGGTCTGCACGAGCCCCCGCTctcttgagtttttatttatttatttccggaattaaattttaaataaataaataagctacaCATGGTTGACAATGGAACCGTGTTGTCGCAGTAAAATGTCATTGTTAATTAAATGGCGTATCCTTTAATCGTGTCTTGCATTATTTCCACAAACTTGAGTTAATTTAACaaatttcagctttttctgtctttttctactGTGGCCACCATCACTCATACCATTACTGTTTTGTGCTGCGCACCTACAGAAGTTACTACGGTGTTTGCACTGTCAGGGTTAGGGTGTGTGGAACTAGTGCCAcaaaaattaattcaattaaaaatgtaatatataatttaaatataaatctgaGAAGGGTGGTTgctattttttgtatatttgttatAGCCTATAATATGAAGAAAATCAATAAAGAGTACATATAAGAAATGTGgaataaaccaaaaataatataagcaatttagtttattttcacatctgtgcgtgcgtgcgtgtgtgtgtgtgtgtgtgtgtgtgtgtgtgtgtgtggtgtttggTCCTCTAAGAGTGGGTTTGTTTGCATATTTCTCATTATGCGTTGTAGCACCCCGCCGTTCTGTCCTGCACCCTAAGTTAAGTGTACATGTGAACCACTCTGCCGGAGCTAATAacgttttatcagtttcttctaggttttgaataaatgaaaagcCTGCAGTTACAGTTATGGGAGAATATTCACACCAGCAGTTGCTGGCATATTATAGCTTTACGTTTACAGTCCAACATTGTGCCAGTGGCAAATATGGCGCTTACCTTTTTCTCCTTCACTGTGGAAGCTGTATTTTAATTAACAGGAAAGTGGCAAATGAATGATTAAATGCAATCAGAACAACGGATTGATAAAAGTATTAATGTTAGATATATACTTGTATTTAACTAAAGCTATGTAACTTTCTgtatatttccacatttatttgtctaaataatgttttatttatttttcagtatgtttacatttttattttctacttattTTTCTCAGATTGTTTTTGACATTGAAGAACAGCTGTCCGTCcagacagctgttttttttgggggggggggggggtctcattttaaccctttcagTCTGGACTCTTAACATAATGTGACCCTCACATAAGATCACAGAGGTCACCAAGAATGTGTGACTTTTCTGTACCGGCATTATAATGAGCTCAgacttcaataaaagtgtttcaagactttgctcggCTTCCAAgacgtacatgcagagaaatacaCTATCACCCCCGGCGGTACAGATTTTAAtaggtcacagattttggtaaACACCTGTTcatatctttgtaattgtgtttcctgAGCTTGTAAAGGTGTTTCGCGTCAATGTAAAATTTCTTTGCTGTTGGTTAAAGTGTATCAACAATGTAATCAGAACTTTGGAAAAGTGTTTTGTAATTGCACAAGGTTTGCATCAaggattgtaaaagtgtttcgcgttttgtaaagttgtttttttctgaaatgtaaagttgCTTAGTCATTGGTGAAAATGGTTCgtaactgtatttttgttttgtaaatgtaaacatagtttttattatgtaaatatgCATCGCGACAATGTAAGTGTTTCACTCGATGTAAtatgttttgcacttcccggcCACCGTAGAAATGTGACTAACGCTTTTGTTAAAAGGGTTATTTTTAGTCTCCAGTGAATAACAGCAGCATACACTCACCAGGTGTTAGTAAGAACACCCAATCAATTGCCTGTTAATActaatagctaatcagccaatcacatggcagcaattcAGTGCATTCaaacatgtagacatggtctAGGTGGATTACTGGAGTTCAAACTGAGCGTGAAAATTGGGAAGAAAGGAAATTTAAGTAACTTTGAATgtctggtctgagtattttagaaactgTTGATATACTGGGATTTTCATGCAAAATCACTTTTACTgaggtttacagagaatgttctggaaaaaaaaaagaaatatccaGTGGGCAACAGCTGTCTGGTCTGATTGCAGAGGAGAATGGAAatgatagaaaagcaacagTAATTCAAATATCCATCAAGGTTTGCAGATCACATCTGTCAgataagaacaggaaactgaggctacaattcacgcAGGTACACCAAAAATGTGATAATAGAagattgaaaaaaatgtttatcaaaaccactttaaaagattacaaaaaaCTCTGGAGTGGCAAGACTTCTGCACAGTATTGTAACAttgcattgaaaaaaaaaaactcgatCAACCCGTCAATTTATCACTGTCACTTCTTTTAAGAGCAGCTTTTGTGACATTTGATCTCATGAAAAAGGTGACTGACAGTGCAACTTACCATCTGTTTCAAACAATCCAAATTCCTGCTATATTGACAGAGCTGATATCAGTAAACAGAGTGGCCTGCTGTGCAAGGACTACAGCTCGAAAAGGTTAACCTTATTACAACTTGCACGGGTGtgttcctcctccttctctttcaGCAATATCATATGATCCCACAGAggcttcctgtttttttaaacaggacaCGGTCTGTTGAAGAGCGTCAGGAAAAGGATTTGTTATTACAAGTAAGGTAACAATAATTTGCTTTATTAATTGCACAAAAAGGGATCTCTGATCTAACACCAACGCAACTATCGTTTTCGGTAAAAAAATATATCGGATTTTAAGATTATGACATGTGCTGATTACGTTTTATATCATGTTTTAAATAAGCGAGATGCATTTTAACAGAATCAGTTCATTAGGAatataagtttttttaaatcactttaaaatataaactggaTAAAAGAGACGATCACACATGCCGATTTAATTTTACCCACTAGGTTATGACCAgtagtctgtttttatttattttaaatatgccGGATTAACTTAAATGATATTTCTTAAATAGAGTCTGTCGGAGCGATTGAGATCAGGTGTATCTGGggggaaataaaatataataaagtttTGTATTGGTGTCCGGGCTGGTGACGTCACGTAAACATGGCCGCACAGGCAGCGTAGCAGTAGCAACAGAAgagtaaacaaagaaataaagtcaGTTTAAAGCTGCCAGAGTGTCTTGTTTTAGCCCTACATCTGATGAGATGAATCCGCGTCAGTCACAGAGTCTCGTGCACAGCGTGAGGGTTAACCATGAAACGTTATCGTCCGCTCAGTTAGCTAGACAACTGTATGTCTGGTGTTGATGTCTTACTCGTTTCCTTCTCGGGTTGGTTGGACAACTGTACACGATCAGGTGAATTTTAATTTGAGATAACTGGAACGTGCtatatttaaaacaatgcaATCACATCGTTAGCTTTTGTTTGGGTCCGTAAGCTTTAATGACAAATGAGCGCATCCATTAGCCCCCTCATAGCCAGGTGCTGCTCGTCACGTGATGTTTTACCTAGCCCAGGTTGTTTAACCCAGCCACCAGTGGGCTTTAACTTTTACCCTCTATGTCCAACAGCCTCGACGAATGCAGTCTGAAGCACGATTTTAACCTTATGGGCAGCAGGAGACAGAGAACTGTGGACGATGGAGAGCGGAATCTCATTGGACCTCCATCTAGGGTCTCCGGTGAGACCCTCCTGGACAAAGATGTCAACACACCGGCTTTCGTCTACGTATTGGCGTTTTTCGCTGCCTTGGGGGGATTCCTGTTCGGGTATGACACTGGGGTGGTTTCAGGGGCAATGCTGCTCCTGAAGAAGGAGATGAACCTGAATGCCCTGTGGCAGGAGCTTCTGGTTTCCAGTACTGTCGGGGCTGCGGCTCTGTCTGCCCTGATTGGAGGCTTCTTGAATGGGTGGTTGGGGCGCAGGATCTGTATCCTTATGGCCAGTTTCATCTTCAGTGTTGGTGGGATTATACTGAGCATCGCCATGGATAAAGTGGTCCTCCTTGTTGGCAGAATCATAGTGGGTTTGGGCATTGGTGAGTAAATTATTTGagatgtttgtttaaatgaacCAGGAGTAGGAACAGCGCAGGATTAAAGCTAaagatttgttctttttttcctatCAGGCATTGCCTCTATGACTGTTCCTGTATACATCGCTGAAGTTTCCCCCCCTCACATGAGAGGTCAGCTGGTTACGGTCAATACCCTTTTCATCACTGGTGGCCAGTTCATTGCCAGTGTGGTTGATGGGGCCTTTAGTTACATGAGCCACGATGGCTGGAGGTGTGCTTTGTTTTGTCATTATCACCCttgcttttaacttttatgAAAAGTTTAGTTGACTTGTGTTTGTTCCACTTTTCTCTTCCTCCACAGTCTATTTTCTTGAACTGAAACAgttgctgctgtgtgttttttttttttttttttttttttttttttttttttccctaatttGTAATCCATGTAACATAATCCGGTGTACCAGAGAGACTTCAGTCAGTTGACTCTTATCAGCCCCGTCTCACTCCTCCTCATTCTCTCTTTACGTTAGGTACATGTTGGGCCTTTCCGTCCTGCCTGCTGTGCTGCAGTTCTTCGGCTTCATCTTCCTACCGGAGAGCCCACGCTGGCTCCTCCAAAAGGGCCAGAGCCAAGAGGCCCGTCAGGTTCTCAGCCGGATCAGAGAAAACCGGAACGTCGACGAGGAGTACGACACCATCAAAGCCAGCatcgaggaagaggaggtgggcGGAGGTGGGAGATTACTGTGAATGTGGATAAAAATGATGCAGTACTGGTTTTATTTGTGGCAGTGGGGCCATTTcagaatgtttatttaatttcaggaGGTGTTGTCATGTTGCGCATCCTCTGCCACGGTCCGACTCGCAGGGCTCTCATTGTTGGTTGTGGGCTCCAGATGTTTCAGCAGCTGTGTGGGATCAACACAGTCATGTAAGTTTAGGTTTCCTTTTATAATAAGTGTCCCAGTTCTTTTCATACGTCTTGAGAATTCTGCTTATTATGATCAAATCTGACTGGAAATGCTAGTCATGGATTTTTAATAAATCTCTTATTATCCAGGTACTACAGTGCAACCATTCTACAGATGGCAGGAGTGCGGGATGATAAAGAGGCTATCTGGCTAGCAGCAGCGACTTCGGCTACAAACTTTGTCTTCACCCTGTTTGGGGTCTGGCTTGTGGAGAGAGTGGGTCGCAGGAAGCTGACACTGGGCAGCCTTTTAGGTTTGTAACTCAGACCTAATTTGTGACATCCCGACACTCTTTGCTCCCTTGTGTTTGCATTTAGTCCATGACTGTAGGACCCATATGTAAGTATATGATTATGCTGTTGTGTGCACACTCGACTGGCACTTGGATGGTGGATGTGTCACTTTGGGTGTGCATAGCTATCAAATATGAGTAATTATATacagcaataaaacaacaacaaacaaggaCATATACAAAAACGTTTACTGGATCTGATGGCATATCTAGTCTGAAACGTCTGAAAAGAGTTAACTGTCCTAATGTTGGGGCTGAATTTCTGACAGAACAACACTGGGACTCATGTTGATCAGAGAACAACAAACTACCACCTGGTGGGAGAAAGTGATGTTCTCATCCACACAGTGTCATCCAGACCAGTACCTCTGCATTTATTAGCAGTTACTCCCACAGTTCTGTGCGTTGATGATATCATTGCACATTctctattaaagaaaaaagaaattagatgtaaaagaaaaataaagagacacTTTAGTGATAAGTAAGCAAGTCTTAATCCAATCTCAAGTGTCAGATTAAGATATCAAATTTGAATCAAGatctagtttttgttttttaatgcttcaTTTTTGGGTCACTGAGTACACCTCAACTCCcgatctttgtttttatgcctgGACCACAGAgtatttaaaggtacagtgtgtaagaactACTGATACAGAATCTAGTGGtgaagatgggcatagaaataaatacaaatacatacagAACAGTTGTGAAAGGacggtggccgtcagtggccaaaattcttccagacataaacacgTTTTTATCTGCAAGTGGATCTAGTGggctcaggtgcagcaatgactgcactacaggtaagaATTACGCATGTGTTCTGTCATCGTCTACGTTCCTTTTTAAGGCATAACCTGTCCTAAACGATGATCTAGTAGCATCAATATCCCTTCATATCATcaccaaaaagtttttttttctttctttaaacacATCTTTAGTAAAAACACACCTTTAGATATAGTCGTCACACACAGCCCACAGATTCTCTACAATTTCTGTGttgaaaatcctttttttttttattattctt
This window contains:
- the LOC121647164 gene encoding proton myo-inositol cotransporter-like isoform X3, producing the protein MIPQRLPVFLNRTRSVEERQEKDLLLQVSLDECSLKHDFNLMGSRRQRTVDDGERNLIGPPSRVSGETLLDKDVNTPAFVYVLAFFAALGGFLFGYDTGVVSGAMLLLKKEMNLNALWQELLVSSTVGAAALSALIGGFLNGWLGRRICILMASFIFSVGGIILSIAMDKVVLLVGRIIVGLGIGIASMTVPVYIAEVSPPHMRGQLVTVNTLFITGGQFIASVVDGAFSYMSHDGWRYMLGLSVLPAVLQFFGFIFLPESPRWLLQKGQSQEARQVLSRIRENRNVDEEYDTIKASIEEEEVGGGGVVMLRILCHGPTRRALIVGCGLQMFQQLCGINTVMYYSATILQMAGVRDDKEAIWLAAATSATNFVFTLFGVWLVERVGRRKLTLGSLLGTGLSLTLLAVGFLLSAQHSPPVTLHPVDSHNSTCRLYRSCELCMLDPDCGFCYRENSTGVYDSSCVPVNQASTDLAAWGRCSNGTESTNSLFWAYNYCPTSYSWIVLMGLLLYLAFFAPGMGPMPWTVNSEIYPLWARSTGNACSAGVNWICNVLVSLTFLHVAEFLTYYGAFFMYTGLVVLGLLFVFGCLPETQGLQLEDIENLFTGQLCSCGNSVPNDNRHVHYIRQCSEVSPAHYGAVDSDSAIAYITLR
- the LOC121647164 gene encoding proton myo-inositol cotransporter-like isoform X1, with the protein product MIPQRLPVFLNRTRSVEERQEKDLLLQVSLDECSLKHDFNLMGSRRQRTVDDGERNLIGPPSRVSGETLLDKDVNTPAFVYVLAFFAALGGFLFGYDTGVVSGAMLLLKKEMNLNALWQELLVSSTVGAAALSALIGGFLNGWLGRRICILMASFIFSVGGIILSIAMDKVVLLVGRIIVGLGIGIASMTVPVYIAEVSPPHMRGQLVTVNTLFITGGQFIASVVDGAFSYMSHDGWRYMLGLSVLPAVLQFFGFIFLPESPRWLLQKGQSQEARQVLSRIRENRNVDEEYDTIKASIEEEEVGGGGVVMLRILCHGPTRRALIVGCGLQMFQQLCGINTVMYYSATILQMAGVRDDKEAIWLAAATSATNFVFTLFGVWLVERVGRRKLTLGSLLGTGLSLTLLAVGFLLSAQHSPPVTLHPVDSHNSTCRLYRSCELCMLDPDCGFCYRENSTGVYDSSCVPVNQASTDLAAWGRCSNGTESTNSLFWAYNYCPTSYSWIVLMGLLLYLAFFAPGMGPMPWTVNSEIYPLWARSTGNACSAGVNWICNVLVSLTFLHVAEFLTYYGAFFMYTGLVVLGLLFVFGCLPETQGLQLEDIENLFTGQLCSCGNSVPNDNRHVHYIRQCSEVSPAHYGAVDSDSAIAYITVSTVSGCLCCNGALFAFLTSGFMFFLQLR
- the LOC121647164 gene encoding proton myo-inositol cotransporter-like isoform X5, producing the protein MSNSLDECSLKHDFNLMGSRRQRTVDDGERNLIGPPSRVSGETLLDKDVNTPAFVYVLAFFAALGGFLFGYDTGVVSGAMLLLKKEMNLNALWQELLVSSTVGAAALSALIGGFLNGWLGRRICILMASFIFSVGGIILSIAMDKVVLLVGRIIVGLGIGIASMTVPVYIAEVSPPHMRGQLVTVNTLFITGGQFIASVVDGAFSYMSHDGWRYMLGLSVLPAVLQFFGFIFLPESPRWLLQKGQSQEARQVLSRIRENRNVDEEYDTIKASIEEEEVGGGGVVMLRILCHGPTRRALIVGCGLQMFQQLCGINTVMYYSATILQMAGVRDDKEAIWLAAATSATNFVFTLFGVWLVERVGRRKLTLGSLLGTGLSLTLLAVGFLLSAQHSPPVTLHPVDSHNSTCRLYRSCELCMLDPDCGFCYRENSTGVYDSSCVPVNQASTDLAAWGRCSNGTESTNSLFWAYNYCPTSYSWIVLMGLLLYLAFFAPGMGPMPWTVNSEIYPLWARSTGNACSAGVNWICNVLVSLTFLHVAEFLTYYGAFFMYTGLVVLGLLFVFGCLPETQGLQLEDIENLFTGQLCSCGNSVPNDNRHVHYIRVTGSNYLHSDNEASDVE
- the LOC121647164 gene encoding proton myo-inositol cotransporter-like isoform X2, with amino-acid sequence MSNSLDECSLKHDFNLMGSRRQRTVDDGERNLIGPPSRVSGETLLDKDVNTPAFVYVLAFFAALGGFLFGYDTGVVSGAMLLLKKEMNLNALWQELLVSSTVGAAALSALIGGFLNGWLGRRICILMASFIFSVGGIILSIAMDKVVLLVGRIIVGLGIGIASMTVPVYIAEVSPPHMRGQLVTVNTLFITGGQFIASVVDGAFSYMSHDGWRYMLGLSVLPAVLQFFGFIFLPESPRWLLQKGQSQEARQVLSRIRENRNVDEEYDTIKASIEEEEVGGGGVVMLRILCHGPTRRALIVGCGLQMFQQLCGINTVMYYSATILQMAGVRDDKEAIWLAAATSATNFVFTLFGVWLVERVGRRKLTLGSLLGTGLSLTLLAVGFLLSAQHSPPVTLHPVDSHNSTCRLYRSCELCMLDPDCGFCYRENSTGVYDSSCVPVNQASTDLAAWGRCSNGTESTNSLFWAYNYCPTSYSWIVLMGLLLYLAFFAPGMGPMPWTVNSEIYPLWARSTGNACSAGVNWICNVLVSLTFLHVAEFLTYYGAFFMYTGLVVLGLLFVFGCLPETQGLQLEDIENLFTGQLCSCGNSVPNDNRHVHYIRQCSEVSPAHYGAVDSDSAIAYITVSTVSGCLCCNGALFAFLTSGFMFFLQLR